A genomic window from Planococcus rifietoensis includes:
- a CDS encoding helix-turn-helix transcriptional regulator, whose amino-acid sequence MDNKLKELREAHGYSQDQLAQKLGVSRQTIISIEKGRYNPSLPLALQMGRIFTTPVENIFFLEEGSD is encoded by the coding sequence GTGGATAATAAATTGAAGGAATTGCGGGAGGCACACGGTTATTCACAAGACCAACTCGCCCAAAAACTAGGCGTCTCGAGACAGACGATCATTTCAATCGAAAAAGGGCGCTATAATCCTTCCTTGCCTCTTGCCCTGCAGATGGGCCGAATTTTCACTACCCCCGTCGAGAACATCTTCTTTTTAGAAGAAGGATCGGATTGA
- a CDS encoding MurR/RpiR family transcriptional regulator, with translation MDPLTSIKENLSKLTTGQRAIADYIMKNSSEVAFLTVYELAQRVNTSTTTIMRLTANLGYSGYSEFQKGLQQILRDQTAPQNRLKLNLESPTEGDLWENTIAHHLHHIRNLAEQLPKAQLDAAVQKIISARHIYCTSVRSGLPVGQYLSNGLNRTSGNAKLVIADTSDWVDEVITMNEGDLIIATSFPRYAKRIIDFVKAAKSRKVQIVAITDSFSSPIVEFADLTLICESDSLAFHNSPISAMVVADYLINATAITQSEQTKERLDLINDVLTGMDYHYNNSSKDS, from the coding sequence ATGGATCCTTTAACATCGATCAAAGAAAATTTGTCGAAACTGACGACTGGCCAACGTGCTATTGCAGATTACATTATGAAAAATTCCTCAGAAGTCGCTTTTTTAACAGTGTATGAATTGGCGCAGCGTGTAAATACCAGCACTACAACCATTATGCGGCTGACCGCAAACCTCGGGTATAGCGGCTACAGCGAATTTCAAAAAGGCTTACAGCAAATTTTGCGGGATCAAACCGCTCCGCAGAACCGCCTGAAATTAAACCTTGAAAGTCCTACTGAAGGCGACCTGTGGGAAAATACCATCGCTCATCACTTGCATCATATCCGCAACTTAGCAGAGCAGCTGCCGAAGGCCCAACTTGATGCAGCTGTCCAAAAGATTATATCTGCACGCCACATTTACTGCACCAGCGTTCGCAGCGGACTGCCGGTTGGCCAATACTTAAGCAACGGCTTGAACCGAACATCCGGAAACGCAAAGCTTGTCATCGCCGATACGAGCGATTGGGTGGATGAAGTCATCACCATGAATGAAGGTGACTTGATCATTGCCACCAGTTTCCCGCGCTATGCCAAGCGCATTATTGACTTTGTAAAAGCGGCAAAATCACGGAAGGTCCAAATTGTGGCCATCACCGATAGCTTTTCTTCGCCTATTGTTGAGTTCGCCGATCTCACTCTCATCTGCGAATCGGATAGCCTCGCTTTTCATAATTCACCTATCTCGGCGATGGTTGTCGCAGACTACTTGATCAATGCGACAGCCATTACACAATCCGAACAAACAAAAGAACGATTGGACCTTATTAACGACGTACTAACCGGCATGGATTACCACTACAATAATTCCTCGAAAGATTCATAA
- a CDS encoding RraA family protein — MTKPSLEQDSQLIEQMANISSSIFADVMDMNNAMDYRLKPMNYKKPLVGRARTVSLPKGDNLFLHHAIYEVEPGDIIVVDGQDHKDSAYLGELMAGAAEALGIQGIVIDGLVRDKKELEQLDIQIYAKGFLSTGPKKEGPGSFDTDITCAGVFVSSGDYIVGDEDGVVVIPRALASETIKKAEQKLAYEQNRLDVIRQYKQQSGTKQKSAIAPNWLEDKLKKHGIPERV; from the coding sequence ATGACTAAGCCTTCACTGGAACAGGATTCACAGTTGATTGAACAGATGGCCAATATAAGCTCTTCCATCTTCGCGGATGTAATGGATATGAACAATGCAATGGATTACCGTTTAAAGCCGATGAATTACAAAAAGCCGCTAGTTGGTCGGGCACGGACGGTCTCCCTGCCAAAAGGCGATAATTTGTTTTTGCACCACGCTATTTATGAAGTGGAGCCGGGCGACATCATCGTGGTGGACGGGCAAGATCATAAAGACTCTGCTTACTTAGGGGAGTTAATGGCTGGGGCTGCAGAAGCATTAGGAATCCAGGGAATCGTGATCGATGGCTTGGTGCGTGATAAAAAAGAGCTCGAGCAACTGGATATTCAAATTTACGCAAAGGGATTCTTGTCGACAGGCCCCAAAAAAGAAGGCCCCGGTTCGTTCGATACAGACATCACATGCGCAGGGGTATTTGTCTCTTCGGGCGATTATATTGTGGGGGATGAGGATGGCGTCGTCGTTATTCCACGTGCACTTGCTTCCGAAACTATAAAAAAAGCTGAACAGAAATTGGCCTATGAACAAAACCGCCTGGACGTCATTCGCCAATACAAACAGCAATCCGGGACAAAGCAAAAATCCGCGATCGCCCCGAATTGGCTGGAAGATAAATTAAAAAAACACGGCATACCAGAAAGGGTTTGA
- a CDS encoding DUF1932 domain-containing protein: MKIGFIGFGEVGFEMSKGFHHLESGLQLFAFDQQHTDPRMIQRAEEANVSLLDSPLKVAEQNLAILFVAVPAQYAESAWESILPALNNSTLYVDLTTASANIKQGISDRLAATQSLFVDAAIMGPLKGNQHKVPMIVSGTAAEAFISQGKNLEMNLEYVSEAAGDATNIKFIRSIFTKGLSTLLHEVMEVAEKLDLDETITASITDTIDKEPFENVINRLITGNVLHAERRVKEMDNVLEFLNENKVDTLMTKATRDKLQLLTDSKLKERFSGEAPQTWKQVMEKINHSD; encoded by the coding sequence ATGAAAATAGGATTTATCGGCTTCGGTGAAGTTGGATTCGAGATGTCAAAAGGGTTTCATCATCTCGAGAGCGGCCTTCAACTTTTCGCCTTCGATCAACAGCACACAGACCCCAGAATGATTCAGCGAGCTGAGGAAGCGAATGTGTCCTTGCTCGACAGCCCTTTGAAAGTGGCAGAGCAAAACTTAGCGATCCTTTTTGTCGCAGTTCCCGCCCAGTATGCAGAAAGCGCGTGGGAATCTATTCTGCCGGCGTTAAATAACTCTACACTGTACGTAGATTTAACGACCGCTTCCGCTAATATTAAACAAGGCATCAGCGATAGATTGGCGGCCACGCAAAGCCTGTTCGTAGACGCGGCCATTATGGGGCCTTTAAAAGGCAACCAGCATAAAGTGCCGATGATTGTCAGCGGCACTGCAGCGGAAGCCTTCATAAGCCAGGGAAAGAATCTGGAGATGAACTTGGAGTATGTCAGCGAAGCCGCAGGTGACGCTACCAATATTAAATTCATCCGCAGCATCTTCACTAAAGGCCTATCGACCCTCCTCCACGAAGTGATGGAAGTGGCAGAGAAATTGGACCTTGATGAGACGATTACCGCGTCGATTACTGACACCATCGACAAGGAACCGTTCGAAAATGTGATCAATCGCTTAATCACCGGCAACGTGCTCCACGCAGAGCGGCGCGTCAAAGAAATGGACAATGTGCTTGAATTTCTGAACGAAAATAAAGTGGACACCTTAATGACTAAAGCCACACGCGATAAATTGCAGTTGCTTACCGATTCAAAACTCAAAGAACGATTCAGTGGAGAAGCGCCTCAAACTTGGAAGCAGGTCATGGAGAAAATCAATCATTCCGATTGA
- a CDS encoding TRAP transporter large permease subunit: MGIIALVIFVSVLVFWSVKLKRNLGEAALIGFLAIVPLGGSQAFALFMQGIEFASTFSVLYAAIAFVFMAYVIDKFGIVERLLAILNSLVGRLPGAPALMDAVGSSVMGTLSGGDSGNTAATGSITGPWMMRNNWNKEIAASVMVGNGGMASALPPTSSMFIILGFAPVAAAITTGEFFIALLIAGAYQFLHRLIMIGYFVKKQNIKAFPPDSLNPLSVSLKDGWTSILIYLGAIIPLVLTIGPISEFIMNVPTLGEEALDSIDIVIWIPTLMIAIAFLLAGKSAPRSFSEVSAFIQKSIPRFTVIGALIFFAVASSEVLTSLGLSDNIVYMMSSVDTPAWLTLLLIGIGVTAIAGPLTSTGTLTAVGLVSYEILAASGFSPLISAVAVMTFASTSAQMPPASGSIYIASGIVGARPEKTFVMLIVYYACPVVLIGWLIGMGILPI, encoded by the coding sequence ATGGGAATTATTGCACTCGTTATTTTTGTAAGCGTTTTAGTTTTCTGGAGCGTGAAACTGAAAAGAAACTTGGGAGAAGCGGCCCTGATTGGGTTTTTGGCCATTGTCCCCCTCGGAGGATCTCAAGCCTTTGCGCTGTTCATGCAAGGCATCGAATTCGCTTCTACATTTTCAGTGCTCTACGCAGCTATCGCTTTCGTGTTTATGGCTTATGTGATCGACAAATTCGGTATCGTCGAGCGTTTATTGGCTATTTTGAACTCGCTGGTCGGCCGTTTGCCCGGCGCTCCTGCTCTCATGGATGCCGTGGGTTCTTCCGTGATGGGCACTTTATCTGGGGGAGACTCCGGCAATACGGCTGCCACAGGCTCCATCACAGGCCCTTGGATGATGCGCAATAATTGGAACAAAGAAATCGCCGCATCGGTCATGGTCGGAAATGGCGGAATGGCGTCTGCCCTCCCTCCCACTTCTTCCATGTTCATCATTTTGGGGTTTGCTCCCGTCGCTGCCGCCATTACAACCGGTGAATTTTTCATCGCTTTATTGATTGCCGGTGCTTATCAATTTTTACACCGCTTGATCATGATTGGGTATTTCGTCAAGAAACAAAACATTAAAGCATTTCCGCCGGATTCGCTTAACCCATTAAGCGTTTCATTAAAAGATGGCTGGACATCGATTTTGATTTATTTAGGCGCTATCATCCCGTTAGTGTTAACGATCGGGCCAATCAGTGAATTCATCATGAATGTCCCTACACTCGGTGAAGAAGCACTCGACAGCATTGACATCGTCATCTGGATTCCAACCTTGATGATCGCAATTGCTTTCTTGTTGGCTGGCAAATCAGCGCCACGTTCTTTTTCGGAGGTATCTGCCTTCATACAAAAATCAATTCCACGTTTTACCGTGATTGGAGCACTGATATTTTTTGCCGTGGCGTCCAGTGAAGTTCTTACTTCACTTGGCCTATCCGACAATATTGTCTACATGATGAGCTCTGTTGACACGCCCGCTTGGTTGACGCTTCTGTTGATCGGAATCGGCGTCACCGCCATTGCCGGCCCATTGACCTCAACGGGCACATTGACCGCAGTGGGGCTAGTCTCTTACGAAATATTGGCCGCATCCGGCTTCTCGCCACTTATTTCCGCTGTAGCTGTCATGACGTTCGCTTCTACTTCAGCACAAATGCCGCCGGCTTCAGGATCCATCTACATCGCTTCCGGAATTGTCGGGGCACGGCCTGAAAAAACCTTCGTCATGCTAATTGTGTATTATGCTTGCCCTGTGGTGTTGATTGGTTGGCTCATCGGCATGGGCATTCTACCAATATAA
- a CDS encoding 2'-5' RNA ligase family protein has protein sequence MSRFRKKWPDNQIDEAVEPHITLKAQGGLTTDESWIEDVRKASKETERFEVIIGRTAFFGEEILYLQVESQGLKKLHERLVAVVEPTDEMIAQYFELDRFVPHLTLAKTSYGLSVRQLKEMAQLANEELEICRFKVESIRIYQENGSGAYRKYMDIPLGIQQN, from the coding sequence GTGAGTCGGTTCAGAAAGAAATGGCCGGATAACCAAATTGATGAAGCAGTTGAACCGCATATTACCTTAAAGGCACAAGGGGGCTTAACAACCGATGAGAGCTGGATTGAAGATGTGCGAAAAGCCAGTAAGGAAACTGAGCGTTTTGAAGTGATTATTGGAAGAACGGCATTTTTTGGGGAAGAAATTCTGTATTTACAGGTTGAATCGCAGGGGCTGAAGAAATTGCACGAACGGCTTGTTGCGGTAGTTGAACCAACAGATGAAATGATTGCACAGTACTTCGAACTTGATCGATTCGTTCCCCATCTGACTCTGGCAAAAACGAGTTACGGATTGTCGGTACGACAGTTAAAAGAGATGGCGCAACTTGCTAACGAAGAGCTGGAAATTTGCCGCTTTAAGGTTGAGTCTATTCGGATTTATCAGGAAAACGGTAGTGGCGCCTATCGGAAATACATGGACATCCCACTAGGCATACAACAGAACTAA
- the bsh gene encoding choloylglycine hydrolase: MCTAISFETKDHYFGRNLDLDISYNEMVTITPRNFHFRFRKAQDTSNHYALIGMAAVIDHYPLYYDATNEKGLSMAGLNFPGNAHFHREDPDKDNIAPFEFIPWILGQCETVEEARMLLSKLNLADIPFSEQLPIAPLHWMISDQQQSIVVESVKEGLKVYDNLPGVLANNPEFGYHLFNLNQYLSVTASAPENRFSKLLDLQPYSLGMGGIGLPGDLSSTSRFVRATFAKFNSASGSSEADSVGQFFHILNSVAQPKGLNALEDGKFEYTLYSSCCNMDKGIYYYTTYDNSQITAVDMHAEDLDSAQLVSYPLISSQQFRFVN, from the coding sequence ATGTGCACAGCGATCAGTTTCGAAACGAAAGACCATTATTTTGGCCGAAATCTCGATTTAGATATTTCCTATAACGAAATGGTGACCATCACGCCGCGGAATTTTCATTTTCGTTTTCGTAAAGCCCAGGACACGAGCAATCATTACGCCTTGATTGGCATGGCAGCGGTTATCGACCATTATCCGTTATACTACGACGCCACCAATGAAAAGGGCTTGAGCATGGCGGGGTTGAATTTCCCGGGAAATGCTCATTTCCATCGGGAGGACCCGGACAAAGACAATATCGCGCCTTTTGAATTCATTCCATGGATTTTAGGGCAATGCGAAACGGTCGAGGAAGCAAGAATGTTGTTGTCGAAACTGAATTTGGCTGACATTCCTTTCAGTGAACAGCTCCCAATCGCACCGCTTCACTGGATGATTTCCGACCAGCAGCAGTCGATCGTCGTGGAGTCTGTAAAAGAAGGGCTGAAAGTTTATGATAATCTGCCCGGCGTGCTGGCGAATAATCCCGAATTCGGCTACCATTTGTTCAATTTGAACCAGTATTTATCTGTGACAGCTTCCGCTCCTGAAAATCGCTTTTCAAAACTATTAGACCTCCAGCCATACAGTCTTGGGATGGGCGGCATCGGCTTGCCGGGGGATTTGTCCTCGACTTCGCGTTTTGTAAGGGCCACATTCGCCAAATTCAACTCGGCATCCGGCAGCAGCGAAGCTGACAGTGTTGGGCAGTTCTTTCATATCCTGAATTCGGTGGCGCAGCCGAAAGGGCTCAATGCGCTAGAGGACGGGAAATTCGAATACACTTTGTACTCTTCCTGCTGCAATATGGACAAAGGGATTTACTATTACACAACGTACGACAATAGCCAGATTACGGCGGTGGATATGCACGCCGAAGATCTGGACAGCGCACAACTCGTCTCTTACCCGCTCATTTCGAGCCAGCAGTTCCGTTTCGTCAATTGA
- a CDS encoding cation diffusion facilitator family transporter: protein MEQERFDNLKLGERGAMLSIATYIILSIIKLWVGYLAGSEALKADGLNNVTDIVASTAVLIGLKLSQKPADANHPYGHWRAETVASLVASFIIVAVGLQVTYSAVVSVFQGTSETPGLLSAWTAGFSAIVMYLVYRYNKKLAERINSKAVAAAAKDNLSDAWVSIAAVVGIVGAQFYLPWLDPLAALLVGVLIVKTGWGIFWEATHELTDGFDEELIKSFKETALNTDGVTEVREIRARNYGNRAVVDVTVLVPGDLDIAVAHDISTKVEVKLMKRYDISAVHVHVEPN, encoded by the coding sequence GTGGAACAGGAACGATTCGACAATCTGAAATTAGGCGAGCGGGGCGCGATGCTCAGCATTGCTACATATATTATTTTATCCATCATTAAATTATGGGTTGGCTACCTGGCTGGGTCGGAAGCGTTAAAAGCGGACGGCTTGAACAACGTCACCGATATAGTTGCGTCAACGGCGGTTTTGATCGGCTTGAAATTATCCCAAAAGCCAGCGGATGCCAACCATCCTTATGGGCATTGGCGGGCAGAAACGGTGGCTTCCTTGGTGGCGTCGTTCATCATTGTCGCAGTCGGGCTACAGGTCACCTACTCAGCCGTCGTGTCGGTTTTCCAAGGGACCAGCGAAACGCCTGGGCTGCTTTCGGCCTGGACCGCAGGATTTTCGGCTATCGTGATGTATTTGGTATATCGATATAACAAAAAACTAGCCGAGCGCATCAATAGCAAAGCCGTTGCAGCAGCCGCTAAAGACAATTTATCCGATGCCTGGGTCAGCATCGCCGCGGTCGTCGGAATCGTCGGTGCGCAGTTTTATCTGCCATGGCTCGATCCGCTTGCAGCGCTTCTTGTCGGCGTGTTGATCGTCAAAACGGGCTGGGGCATCTTCTGGGAAGCGACACACGAACTGACGGACGGCTTTGATGAAGAGCTCATCAAGTCGTTCAAAGAAACTGCGCTTAATACAGATGGCGTCACCGAAGTCCGCGAAATCCGCGCCAGAAACTACGGCAACCGGGCCGTCGTCGATGTCACCGTCTTAGTGCCGGGCGATTTAGACATTGCCGTTGCACACGATATCTCGACCAAAGTGGAAGTCAAACTCATGAAACGCTATGATATCTCGGCAGTCCATGTGCATGTGGAGCCAAATTAA
- a CDS encoding GNAT family N-acetyltransferase: MKKVKLVAHKEEFCEEIFRLSSMPAIKDALGLPDGTLDDTIHFSRLVREEEKAGTRIARVILNEHNQLVGLTDLMFIDHAKRSCHIGTWIGQEYWGQGFNEASKVEILKIAFEDLGLSRVFAGARTVNIRSQKAQEKLPFISLHVEGEFPEEHQALENKEKQPCVLHVFRKEDFQAYLASIDIQEE, translated from the coding sequence ATGAAGAAAGTGAAATTGGTTGCGCATAAAGAAGAATTTTGCGAAGAAATTTTCCGCTTGTCTTCGATGCCGGCGATAAAAGACGCTCTAGGGTTGCCGGACGGCACACTGGACGATACGATCCATTTCAGCCGCCTGGTGAGGGAAGAGGAAAAAGCGGGAACACGAATAGCGCGCGTCATTTTAAACGAGCACAACCAATTGGTCGGCCTGACGGATTTGATGTTCATCGACCACGCTAAAAGGTCTTGCCATATCGGGACATGGATCGGGCAGGAATATTGGGGGCAAGGGTTTAACGAAGCATCCAAAGTCGAGATATTGAAAATCGCTTTTGAAGATCTGGGATTATCGCGTGTTTTTGCAGGAGCAAGAACGGTGAACATCCGCTCTCAAAAAGCGCAGGAAAAACTGCCTTTTATCAGTCTGCATGTAGAAGGTGAATTTCCGGAAGAGCATCAAGCACTCGAGAACAAGGAAAAACAGCCATGCGTTTTACATGTTTTTCGGAAAGAGGATTTTCAAGCGTATCTCGCGAGCATAGATATACAGGAAGAATGA
- the nikE gene encoding nickel import ATP-binding protein NikE, giving the protein MSLLEVKEITHSYGASRSFWRKKEVKPVLSGVSLAIEEGTCLGLLGSSGAGKSTLGKVILGLEKPQQGQVIFQGQDVYAMDAKSRQQMRRNLQVVFQDSYSSVNPRLTAEKIIAEPLENYEKLSAGEQNRAIASLLEQVGLSSSDMKKYPREFSGGQLQRINIARALALKPKMIVLDESVSSLDMVTQTTILELLQDLKTRYGLSYLFITHDIRAAYAISDAMAIMHKGQIAEVFQDKDAVFTSQQPAVKNLVDAMLPEHPRYRNAAAPTEAKKLFSR; this is encoded by the coding sequence ATGAGTTTATTGGAAGTGAAAGAGATTACCCATTCATATGGCGCCTCCCGTTCTTTCTGGCGTAAAAAAGAAGTGAAGCCGGTGCTTTCGGGCGTTTCCTTGGCGATAGAAGAAGGAACGTGCCTGGGGCTTCTTGGATCGAGCGGAGCTGGAAAAAGCACGCTCGGAAAAGTCATTCTAGGGCTTGAGAAGCCGCAACAAGGACAGGTGATTTTTCAAGGGCAGGACGTATACGCCATGGATGCCAAAAGCCGCCAGCAAATGCGCAGGAATTTACAAGTCGTGTTCCAGGATAGCTATTCTTCCGTAAACCCGCGCCTGACGGCTGAGAAAATCATTGCAGAACCCTTGGAGAATTACGAAAAGTTGTCCGCCGGCGAGCAGAACCGGGCCATTGCAAGTTTACTGGAGCAGGTCGGGCTTAGCAGCAGCGACATGAAAAAATACCCGCGCGAATTCAGCGGCGGGCAATTGCAGCGCATCAATATTGCAAGGGCGCTTGCGTTAAAACCAAAAATGATCGTGTTGGACGAATCCGTCAGCAGTTTGGATATGGTGACCCAAACGACCATTTTAGAATTATTGCAGGACTTGAAAACGAGGTATGGCCTTTCGTATTTATTCATCACGCACGATATCCGCGCTGCTTATGCCATTTCAGATGCGATGGCGATCATGCACAAGGGGCAAATAGCTGAAGTGTTCCAGGACAAGGACGCTGTGTTTACTTCACAGCAGCCTGCCGTGAAGAACCTGGTGGACGCCATGCTGCCTGAGCATCCGCGCTACCGCAATGCGGCTGCGCCAACAGAAGCCAAGAAACTTTTCTCAAGATAA
- a CDS encoding ABC transporter ATP-binding protein, with the protein MHTQPNVLQVDNLNIAAKSSRGALPLVRNVNLELTPGKVLGLIGESGSGKTVTSMALMQLLDQRAMQVQGNIQLHGQELNGMPTKAMRAIRGKEIGFIMQNPMNAFTPVYTIGNQFVETIRTHTGLGKKQAVELAIASLESMNLEEPAKLMKKYPFQLSGGMLQRVMIAISMSLRPAVVIADEPTTALDVTNQLQVLKELDRLRTECGTAILLISHDLGVISQLADEVAVMRRGEIVEQAEVCDLFDRPQHEYTKKLLQARPVMPFTDSLNRLVI; encoded by the coding sequence ATGCATACACAACCAAATGTCCTGCAAGTCGACAACTTGAATATCGCTGCCAAATCCAGCCGAGGGGCTCTTCCTTTGGTGCGGAACGTAAATTTGGAATTAACGCCGGGCAAGGTGCTCGGGCTGATCGGGGAAAGCGGAAGCGGCAAGACGGTCACTTCCATGGCTTTAATGCAGTTATTGGATCAGCGGGCAATGCAAGTCCAAGGAAACATCCAACTGCATGGTCAGGAGCTGAATGGCATGCCGACGAAAGCGATGCGTGCGATTCGCGGCAAGGAAATCGGCTTTATCATGCAGAACCCCATGAACGCCTTTACGCCGGTCTACACAATCGGCAATCAATTCGTCGAAACGATTCGTACACATACAGGGCTTGGAAAAAAACAAGCAGTCGAATTGGCAATCGCTTCACTGGAGAGCATGAATTTAGAAGAACCGGCTAAACTGATGAAAAAATATCCGTTTCAATTGAGCGGCGGCATGCTTCAACGTGTCATGATCGCGATCTCCATGTCTTTGCGCCCGGCTGTCGTTATTGCCGATGAACCGACCACCGCACTCGACGTAACCAATCAGCTGCAAGTATTGAAGGAGCTGGACCGGTTGCGGACAGAATGCGGAACAGCGATTCTGCTGATTTCCCACGATTTAGGCGTGATTTCACAGCTGGCAGATGAAGTGGCGGTCATGCGCCGCGGAGAAATTGTCGAACAAGCGGAAGTGTGCGATTTGTTTGATCGCCCGCAACATGAATACACCAAGAAATTGCTGCAGGCAAGGCCTGTAATGCCATTTACCGACAGCTTAAACCGGCTCGTTATATAA
- the nikC gene encoding nickel ABC transporter permease subunit NikC — protein MMTRIRTALKGKWPFAICSGILVVFFLVSILAPWIAPNDPIQVNLALKLMPPSLEYPLGTDQLGRCNLSRLLFGARVSLGFATLIFVASLGIGLVIGTLSGYRGGWIDTLLMRFCDGVMAFPNLVLVLGIVGLLGPGLWQVVVALMMVQWVYYARMIRGMVVSMKEQNFITAARISGSSNWKIIRRHLVPNVLPPIMVMGTLEMGWAIMDISALSFLGLGIQPPTPEWGAMIHEGTSFMRSNPELMLYPGLMILFVVISFNVIGESLSEQFGVKRRY, from the coding sequence GTGGTGTTCTTCCTCGTAAGCATCCTGGCGCCGTGGATTGCCCCGAATGATCCGATACAAGTAAACTTGGCACTTAAGCTCATGCCGCCATCCCTCGAATATCCGCTCGGCACGGATCAGCTCGGACGCTGCAATTTGTCCCGGTTGTTGTTCGGAGCCCGTGTTTCGCTCGGGTTTGCGACTTTAATTTTTGTGGCTTCGCTCGGCATCGGGCTGGTCATTGGAACTTTATCAGGCTATCGCGGCGGCTGGATCGATACTTTATTGATGCGCTTTTGCGACGGCGTCATGGCTTTTCCAAATTTAGTATTGGTGTTAGGGATCGTTGGCCTTCTTGGGCCGGGGCTATGGCAAGTGGTCGTGGCGTTGATGATGGTGCAATGGGTGTATTACGCACGCATGATCCGCGGCATGGTCGTCTCGATGAAAGAACAGAACTTCATTACGGCGGCGCGCATCAGCGGGTCGTCCAATTGGAAAATCATCAGGCGCCATCTCGTACCGAATGTGCTGCCGCCGATCATGGTCATGGGCACACTTGAGATGGGTTGGGCCATCATGGACATTTCAGCGCTATCGTTTCTTGGGCTCGGCATCCAGCCGCCTACACCGGAATGGGGCGCGATGATTCACGAAGGCACCAGCTTTATGAGAAGCAATCCAGAACTGATGCTGTATCCGGGATTGATGATTTTGTTCGTGGTCATTTCGTTCAATGTTATTGGTGAATCGTTATCAGAGCAGTTCGGCGTCAAACGGCGCTACTGA